From the Actinomycetota bacterium genome, one window contains:
- a CDS encoding ATP-binding cassette domain-containing protein — RIVGFVGPNGAGKTTAMRIALGVLTPDAGSVRWRDEPVDARVRRRFGYMPEERGLYPRMRVLDQLVYLARLHGVGRGDARRRAEETIEVLGVAERATDRVEALSLGNQQRVQLASALVHEPDLLVLDEPFSGLDPVGVDVLSGVLRRQAANHGVPVVFSSHQLDLVERLCDAVVLIDDGHIVAQGTIDELRARRARRLLLVQVRGGSDGWHGSIPGVELVEVRNDGLVLELAVDVDEQRVLDLARASGDVMRFGPVHPTLAELFREVVGA, encoded by the coding sequence CGCATCGTCGGGTTCGTGGGTCCGAACGGTGCCGGCAAGACCACCGCGATGCGCATCGCCCTGGGGGTCCTCACCCCCGATGCCGGCAGCGTTCGGTGGCGGGACGAGCCGGTCGACGCACGGGTGCGGCGCCGCTTCGGCTACATGCCCGAGGAGCGCGGCCTCTACCCCCGGATGCGCGTGCTCGACCAGCTCGTCTACCTCGCGAGGCTGCACGGGGTCGGCAGGGGCGACGCGCGGCGGCGGGCCGAGGAGACGATCGAGGTGCTGGGCGTGGCCGAGCGAGCGACCGACCGGGTCGAGGCGCTCTCGCTGGGCAACCAGCAGCGCGTGCAGCTCGCGTCGGCCCTGGTGCACGAGCCCGACCTGCTCGTCCTCGACGAGCCCTTCTCGGGTCTCGACCCGGTCGGGGTCGACGTACTCTCGGGCGTGCTGCGGCGCCAGGCGGCGAACCATGGCGTGCCCGTGGTGTTCTCGAGCCACCAGCTCGATCTCGTGGAGCGACTGTGCGACGCGGTCGTGCTGATCGACGACGGCCACATCGTGGCCCAGGGCACGATCGACGAGCTTCGGGCCCGGCGCGCGCGGCGGTTGCTCCTCGTGCAGGTGCGCGGTGGATCGGACGGATGGCACGGGTCGATCCCTGGCGTCGAGCTCGTCGAGGTCCGCAACGACGGCCTCGTACTCGAGCTCGCCGTTGACGTCGACGAGCAGCGAGTGCTCGATCTCGCGAGAGCGTCGGGAGATGTGATGCGCTTCGGACCGGTGCATCCCACGCTCGCCGAGCTGTTCCGCGAGGTGGTGGGCGCGTGA
- a CDS encoding ABC transporter permease, producing the protein MNERLAHEPKPTDRGAWRLVAVRDFRVRLRDKGFFISTGITLTVLTVFIVLRAFGDEVTPSFDLGIIGRDPAAIDRTAAELDDVAEREGVELRVGHWDDVADAEAAVRSGRLDAVLDGDELVGDDAVPATLTQLVQNALIRVRITAALEGGGASAAQIEAVLNQPLVDVRTLEPQDPEREENAGIAFIAVLLAYGQLFGYGVWVATGVIEEKASRVVEILLSAIRPRQLLAGKIAGIGLLGIVQLAFIAAFAIGLSVVTGALAIPATAIGIALVVLVWFVMGFAFYAGLFAVSGSLVSRMEELQNAMVPINLIIFISFFISIGALESPGSPLSVVASVLPFSSALAMPVRIALGSATVPQVALSVALLVAGTAVLIPLSARLYAGAVLRTGTRVKLRDAWRSAPTTAGGG; encoded by the coding sequence GTGAACGAGCGTCTCGCGCACGAGCCGAAACCGACCGACCGGGGCGCCTGGCGCCTGGTGGCGGTCCGCGACTTCCGTGTGCGACTGCGCGACAAGGGGTTCTTCATCTCGACCGGCATCACGCTCACCGTGCTGACCGTGTTCATCGTGCTGCGGGCGTTCGGCGACGAGGTCACGCCCTCGTTCGACCTCGGGATCATCGGGCGCGACCCGGCCGCGATCGACCGGACCGCGGCCGAGCTCGACGACGTCGCCGAGCGGGAGGGGGTCGAGCTCCGTGTCGGGCACTGGGACGACGTCGCCGATGCGGAGGCCGCGGTGCGGAGCGGACGGCTCGATGCGGTGCTCGACGGCGACGAGCTGGTGGGGGATGACGCGGTCCCGGCCACGCTGACCCAGCTCGTCCAGAACGCGCTCATCCGGGTGAGGATCACGGCCGCGCTCGAGGGTGGGGGCGCGAGCGCCGCCCAGATCGAGGCCGTGCTGAACCAACCCTTGGTCGACGTGCGGACGCTCGAGCCGCAGGATCCGGAACGCGAGGAGAACGCCGGCATCGCCTTCATCGCCGTGCTGCTCGCGTACGGTCAGCTCTTCGGATACGGGGTCTGGGTCGCGACCGGCGTGATCGAGGAGAAAGCGTCCAGAGTGGTGGAGATCTTGCTCTCGGCGATCCGTCCGCGCCAGCTGCTCGCCGGCAAGATCGCCGGGATCGGCCTGCTGGGCATCGTGCAGCTCGCGTTCATCGCTGCGTTCGCGATCGGACTCTCGGTCGTGACCGGCGCCCTCGCGATCCCGGCCACGGCGATCGGCATCGCGTTGGTCGTGCTCGTCTGGTTCGTGATGGGCTTCGCGTTCTACGCCGGGTTGTTCGCGGTCTCGGGCTCGCTCGTCTCGCGCATGGAGGAGCTGCAGAACGCGATGGTGCCGATCAACCTGATCATCTTCATCTCGTTCTTCATCTCGATCGGGGCCCTCGAGAGCCCCGGCTCGCCGCTGTCGGTGGTCGCGTCGGTGTTGCCGTTCTCGTCGGCGCTCGCGATGCCCGTCCGCATCGCCTTGGGGTCGGCGACGGTGCCCCAGGTCGCGCTCTCGGTCGCGCTCCTCGTGGCCGGCACGGCCGTGCTGATCCCGCTGTCGGCCCGCCTCTACGCGGGCGCGGTCCTGAGGACCGGCACCCGCGTGAAGCTCCGCGACGCGTGGCGCTCCGCCCCCACGACCGCCGGCGGGGGTTGA
- a CDS encoding methyltransferase domain-containing protein — MAKAGWTRENVRHALSVLRQGRNPAATVYDSIGADFIVALDPGWLNLGLWEGDGSDPGEAPVAVRRLVRAIASQLPSGGDVLDIGNGLAEQDPLIADVADTRSLTAVNITRSQLVAGERRLAEAGAHAVNADATRLPLRSGSFDGVISVEAAFHFPSRALFFAEAFRVLRPGGALTMSDIPTVRLPRTPAEGVAAYTQLRAWGLGTQAVATADEIVGLALDAGFIDVRAEPVGERVIGPALRFVRDRLDRAHGDLSWSYGLAVRLMLRQVDLLWERGMLDYLLLHGSKPAAGPG, encoded by the coding sequence GTGGCGAAGGCCGGGTGGACGCGCGAGAACGTGCGGCACGCCCTCTCCGTGTTGCGCCAGGGGCGGAACCCGGCCGCCACCGTCTACGACAGCATCGGGGCCGACTTCATCGTGGCGCTCGACCCCGGATGGCTGAACCTCGGCCTGTGGGAGGGCGACGGCAGCGATCCCGGGGAGGCCCCGGTCGCCGTGCGGCGGCTGGTGCGGGCGATCGCCTCGCAGTTGCCGTCCGGCGGCGATGTGCTCGACATCGGCAACGGCCTCGCCGAGCAGGATCCACTGATCGCCGACGTCGCCGACACCCGTTCGCTGACGGCAGTCAACATCACGAGGTCACAGCTGGTGGCCGGGGAGCGGCGCCTGGCCGAGGCGGGGGCGCACGCCGTGAACGCCGACGCCACGAGGCTTCCCCTGCGCAGCGGCTCGTTCGACGGGGTGATCAGCGTCGAGGCGGCGTTCCACTTCCCGTCGCGGGCCTTGTTCTTCGCCGAGGCGTTCCGTGTGCTGCGGCCGGGGGGCGCGCTCACGATGTCGGACATCCCGACCGTGCGCTTGCCGCGCACGCCGGCGGAGGGAGTGGCGGCGTACACGCAGTTGCGGGCCTGGGGCCTCGGCACGCAGGCGGTGGCCACCGCCGACGAGATCGTCGGGCTCGCGCTCGACGCCGGTTTCATCGACGTGCGCGCCGAGCCGGTGGGGGAGCGCGTGATCGGCCCGGCCCTTCGGTTCGTGCGCGACCGCCTCGACCGTGCCCACGGCGACCTCTCGTGGAGCTACGGGCTCGCCGTGCGGCTCATGCTGCGCCAGGTCGACCTGCTGTGGGAGCGTGGCATGCTCGACTACCTGCTGCTGCACGGGAGCAAGCCCGCCGCAGGGCCCGGCTAG
- a CDS encoding TIGR00266 family protein, giving the protein MQVDIRYSPAFAVGVIAIPAGGEIKAEAGAMTSMSGGVEIETKAQGGVMAGLKRSVLGGESFFINTFRAPQGGELTVSPTLPGDIVHLPIDASTPMMVQSGSWLASETGVDVDTKWGGAKTFFSGEGLFLLRCTGAGDMLVSSYGAIEQRQLGAGEVLKIDTGHIVAFTEGIGYEVNKVGGWKSTLLSGEGLVATFTGPGNLWIQTRSPADFIGWLIPQLPSKSN; this is encoded by the coding sequence ATGCAGGTCGACATCAGGTACAGCCCGGCGTTCGCGGTCGGCGTGATCGCGATCCCGGCCGGGGGCGAGATCAAGGCGGAAGCCGGCGCGATGACCAGCATGTCGGGGGGCGTCGAGATCGAGACCAAGGCGCAAGGCGGCGTGATGGCCGGCCTGAAGCGGTCGGTGCTCGGTGGCGAGAGCTTCTTCATCAACACGTTCCGCGCGCCGCAGGGCGGCGAGCTCACGGTCTCCCCGACCCTGCCCGGCGACATCGTGCACCTGCCGATCGACGCCTCCACGCCGATGATGGTGCAGTCAGGCTCGTGGCTCGCCTCGGAGACCGGCGTCGATGTCGATACGAAGTGGGGCGGCGCGAAGACGTTCTTCTCGGGCGAAGGGCTCTTCCTGCTGCGGTGCACCGGCGCCGGCGACATGCTCGTCTCGAGTTACGGCGCGATCGAGCAGCGCCAGCTGGGCGCCGGCGAGGTGCTGAAGATCGACACCGGGCACATCGTCGCGTTCACCGAGGGCATCGGCTACGAGGTCAACAAGGTCGGCGGCTGGAAGTCGACACTGCTCTCCGGCGAGGGTCTCGTCGCGACGTTCACCGGCCCAGGGAACCTCTGGATCCAGACCCGCAGCCCCGCCGACTTCATCGGCTGGCTGATCCCGCAGCTTCCGTCGAAGAGCAACTAG
- a CDS encoding DUF885 domain-containing protein, translated as MDPETEPGAQDEASRARNLADRYWLALIEIAPLLGTEAGDERFDDRLGDPSEAGRAHDEDVHRAALDELATIDRAALPASERGAMDVLESIARRGLSELEHRLDRLYAASYFSGPVAMLGAIASLQRADTSERLDRYVARLRALPPYLDAWTDVVRDGIAAGVTSPRVVVERSIDQLERVLALGAGENPAMLPVADGDDAARERVAGAVRDVVNPALADYLDVLGALLPHATETVGLSALPGGEELYAAQILNWTTLPLDPRQVHELGLERFGAIQEERRALAERLGHPDANAAIAAHGASGRNTAATPQVLVDLAKDQIARAMDAAPLYFGRLPRSACEVRLVEEFHEADQPFAYYWPPSGDGGRPGVYHVNGYDLPTRPLHIMAAVTFHEAVPGHHFQLALEQEMDDRPALSRFGGTHAGSAFAEGWGLYAERLADEMGLYADDWERLGMLDAQIHRAARLVTDTGLHALGWSRERAVSVLEDGGVPHTDAVIEIDRYITEPAQALAYTIGMIEIERAREGGEAADPAFDLPRFHDRVLELGQLPLPAFRREMGLEDRAG; from the coding sequence ATGGATCCCGAGACCGAGCCAGGCGCGCAGGACGAGGCGTCGAGGGCGCGCAACCTGGCGGACCGGTACTGGCTCGCGCTGATCGAGATCGCACCGCTGCTCGGCACCGAGGCCGGCGACGAGCGCTTCGACGACCGGCTCGGCGACCCGAGCGAGGCAGGACGCGCCCACGACGAGGACGTGCACCGCGCGGCGCTCGATGAGCTCGCCACGATCGACCGCGCCGCGCTGCCGGCCTCGGAACGGGGCGCGATGGACGTGCTCGAGTCGATCGCCCGCAGGGGGCTCTCCGAGCTCGAGCACCGCCTCGACCGCCTCTACGCCGCGAGCTACTTCTCGGGACCCGTCGCGATGCTCGGGGCGATCGCGTCGCTGCAGCGCGCCGACACGTCCGAACGCCTCGATCGCTACGTGGCGAGACTGCGCGCGCTCCCGCCCTACCTCGACGCGTGGACCGACGTGGTGCGCGACGGCATCGCCGCCGGCGTGACTTCCCCCCGCGTGGTCGTGGAACGATCGATCGATCAGCTCGAGCGCGTGCTCGCCCTCGGGGCGGGCGAGAACCCGGCGATGCTCCCGGTTGCCGATGGCGACGACGCGGCACGGGAGCGCGTCGCCGGAGCCGTCCGCGACGTGGTGAACCCCGCGCTGGCCGATTACCTCGACGTGCTGGGGGCACTGCTGCCGCACGCCACGGAGACCGTCGGGCTCTCGGCGCTGCCCGGCGGCGAGGAGCTCTACGCCGCGCAGATCCTGAACTGGACGACGCTGCCGCTGGACCCGAGGCAGGTGCACGAGCTCGGCCTCGAGCGGTTCGGGGCGATCCAGGAGGAGCGCCGGGCGCTCGCCGAGCGCCTCGGCCATCCCGATGCGAACGCCGCGATCGCGGCCCACGGGGCGTCGGGACGCAACACCGCCGCCACCCCGCAGGTGTTGGTCGACCTCGCGAAGGACCAGATCGCGCGCGCGATGGACGCCGCGCCGCTGTACTTCGGCCGACTGCCGAGGTCCGCCTGCGAAGTGCGGCTCGTCGAGGAGTTCCACGAGGCCGATCAGCCGTTCGCCTACTACTGGCCGCCGTCGGGCGACGGCGGGCGCCCCGGGGTCTACCACGTGAACGGCTACGACCTGCCGACCCGGCCGCTCCACATCATGGCGGCCGTCACGTTCCACGAGGCTGTGCCCGGACACCACTTCCAGCTCGCGCTCGAACAGGAGATGGACGACCGACCGGCCCTGAGCCGGTTCGGGGGGACGCACGCCGGCAGCGCGTTCGCCGAGGGCTGGGGGCTGTACGCCGAGCGTCTCGCCGACGAGATGGGTCTGTACGCCGACGATTGGGAGCGACTCGGCATGCTCGACGCGCAGATCCACCGGGCGGCCCGGCTCGTGACGGACACCGGCCTGCACGCGCTGGGCTGGAGCCGCGAGCGGGCGGTGTCCGTGCTCGAGGACGGCGGCGTGCCGCACACCGACGCGGTGATCGAGATCGACCGCTACATCACCGAGCCCGCCCAGGCCCTCGCCTACACGATCGGCATGATCGAGATCGAACGCGCCCGCGAGGGTGGCGAGGCGGCCGACCCGGCCTTCGACCTGCCGCGGTTCCACGACCGGGTGCTCGAGCTCGGACAGCTGCCGCTGCCCGCGTTCCGCCGCGAGATGGGGCTCGAGGACCGAGCAGGGTAG
- a CDS encoding DUF4333 domain-containing protein — MSMRSRSVRLAALAVLAVATAACTKTLDTEGLEGELKAQIEEQTGSPIASVSCPEDVEVETGGEFTCTAEEESGATFTITVTQRDDQGNVDWAVTDASA; from the coding sequence ATGTCGATGCGCTCGCGTTCCGTCCGTCTCGCCGCCCTCGCCGTGCTCGCGGTCGCGACCGCCGCGTGCACGAAGACGCTCGACACCGAAGGACTCGAGGGTGAGCTGAAGGCGCAGATCGAGGAGCAGACCGGCAGCCCGATCGCGTCGGTGAGCTGTCCCGAAGACGTCGAGGTCGAGACCGGCGGTGAGTTCACGTGCACCGCCGAGGAGGAGTCGGGCGCCACGTTCACGATCACCGTCACGCAGCGCGACGACCAGGGCAACGTGGACTGGGCGGTCACCGACGCGAGCGCTTGA
- the fabI gene encoding enoyl-ACP reductase FabI, whose protein sequence is MLLEGKRFLITGVLTPQSIAFAAARSVQEQGGEIVLTNFGRGVSLTEKVARRLPVTPDVLELDVNEPDHILVVRDELADRWGSIDGFLHAIAFAPPDALGGNFLNTEWESVATALRTSAFSLKELGVGMLPLMQERGGSIVSLDFDATVAWPIYDWMGVAKAGLESVTRYLARDLGPRGVRVNTVSAGPLRTMAGKGIPGFDAITDSWGRRAPLGWDVTDPTPVGNTVAFLLSDLSKGITGEMIHVDGGFHAMGTDLSLD, encoded by the coding sequence GTGCTGCTCGAGGGGAAGCGCTTCCTGATCACCGGCGTGCTCACGCCGCAGTCGATCGCGTTCGCGGCCGCGCGCTCGGTGCAGGAGCAGGGCGGTGAGATCGTGCTCACGAACTTCGGCCGGGGGGTCAGCCTCACGGAGAAGGTGGCCAGGCGTCTGCCCGTCACCCCCGACGTGCTCGAGCTCGACGTGAACGAGCCCGACCACATCCTGGTCGTGCGCGACGAGCTCGCGGACCGGTGGGGGTCGATCGACGGGTTCCTGCACGCGATCGCGTTCGCCCCGCCAGACGCCCTCGGCGGGAACTTCCTCAACACGGAGTGGGAGAGCGTGGCGACGGCGTTGCGCACGAGCGCGTTCTCGCTGAAAGAGCTCGGGGTGGGCATGCTGCCGCTGATGCAGGAGCGTGGCGGCTCGATCGTCTCGCTCGACTTCGACGCCACGGTCGCCTGGCCGATCTACGACTGGATGGGTGTGGCGAAGGCCGGGCTCGAGTCGGTCACCCGCTACCTCGCCCGTGACCTGGGGCCCAGGGGCGTGCGGGTGAACACGGTGAGCGCGGGTCCGCTGCGCACGATGGCCGGCAAGGGCATCCCCGGGTTCGACGCGATCACCGACTCGTGGGGGCGACGCGCGCCGCTCGGCTGGGACGTGACCGATCCGACGCCCGTCGGGAACACCGTCGCGTTCCTGCTCTCGGACCTGTCGAAGGGCATCACCGGCGAGATGATCCACGTCGACGGCGGCTTCCACGCGATGGGCACGGATCTCTCGCTGGACTGA
- a CDS encoding putative nucleotidyltransferase substrate binding domain-containing protein, producing the protein MDIAGFLRRYPPFDELSDERLAEVARTVEIEHFPAGGVILQQGGEPASALYVVRKGAVELLDDGQVLDLLLEGEVFGQFSLLAHEVPSLTVRAQEDTLCYLVPEPAADPVLETHAGLSFVIGSMRRRIASATDAATDVPDARLTPVGDLVRRSAVTGEPAESVADAAARMSAERVSSLLVPMRGGWGIVTDRDLRTRVVATKADPATPLESIATFPVRTIADETLAGDALLSMFAQGVHHFPVRSAGGELIGVVTDTDLMGLGRHTPFALKSAIERATTVDEIAAAGRDLPELVVTMVRARADPIDVGRVIALVVDAMTERLIALSIDELGDPPCAWAWLALGSAARHEQALRTDQDHALVYDPVSGEPDPDPWFADLAARVTAGLEEAGIPRCEGDAMAVHPTLRRPLGEFVDAFLTWMDSADPHAIVLSSIGYDFRQVAGPLGAEPALDDAMRRARARPAFVRQMARRALDLKPPTGFLRDLVVEAKGEHAGRLDIKHGGITIVNNLARVWAVRAGVTSKDTIGRLRGVAAAGALDDALVTELVEAFHFLWDVRLHHQAGQVAAGDPPDDYVDPSMLGSFSRSGLKEAFRVIARAQRLTGTEEGVHPGLR; encoded by the coding sequence GTGGACATCGCCGGGTTCCTGCGCCGGTACCCGCCGTTCGACGAGCTGAGCGACGAACGGCTCGCCGAGGTCGCCCGCACGGTCGAGATCGAGCACTTCCCTGCCGGGGGCGTGATCCTGCAGCAGGGTGGGGAACCCGCGAGCGCCCTCTACGTGGTGCGCAAGGGCGCCGTCGAATTGCTGGACGACGGTCAGGTGCTCGACCTGCTGCTGGAGGGCGAGGTGTTCGGACAGTTCTCCTTGCTGGCCCACGAGGTGCCGTCGCTCACCGTGCGGGCGCAGGAGGACACGCTGTGCTACCTCGTGCCGGAGCCGGCGGCGGACCCGGTGCTCGAGACACACGCGGGCCTGTCGTTCGTGATCGGCAGCATGCGCCGGCGCATCGCGTCGGCCACCGACGCGGCCACCGACGTGCCCGACGCGCGTCTGACGCCGGTGGGTGACCTCGTGCGCCGGTCGGCGGTGACGGGCGAGCCGGCGGAGTCGGTCGCCGACGCGGCCGCACGCATGTCGGCCGAGCGGGTCTCCTCGCTGCTCGTGCCGATGCGTGGCGGGTGGGGCATCGTGACCGACCGCGACCTCCGCACGAGGGTCGTCGCCACGAAGGCCGATCCGGCGACCCCGCTCGAGTCGATCGCGACGTTCCCCGTGCGCACGATCGCCGACGAGACGCTCGCCGGCGACGCGCTGCTGTCGATGTTCGCCCAGGGTGTGCACCACTTCCCGGTGAGGAGCGCCGGCGGCGAGCTGATCGGGGTCGTCACCGACACCGACCTGATGGGCCTCGGCCGTCACACGCCGTTCGCGCTGAAGAGCGCGATCGAGCGGGCGACCACGGTCGACGAGATCGCCGCCGCCGGTCGCGACCTGCCGGAGCTGGTCGTGACGATGGTGCGCGCCCGCGCGGACCCGATCGACGTCGGCCGCGTCATCGCGCTCGTGGTCGACGCGATGACCGAGCGCCTGATCGCGCTCTCGATCGACGAGCTCGGCGACCCACCGTGCGCCTGGGCATGGCTCGCGCTGGGCAGTGCCGCTCGTCACGAACAGGCCCTGCGCACCGATCAGGATCACGCGCTCGTCTACGACCCGGTCTCGGGTGAACCCGATCCCGACCCCTGGTTCGCCGACCTGGCCGCGCGGGTGACGGCGGGGCTCGAAGAGGCCGGCATCCCCCGCTGCGAAGGCGACGCGATGGCGGTACATCCGACGCTCCGACGCCCGCTGGGCGAATTCGTCGACGCCTTCCTCACGTGGATGGACAGCGCCGATCCGCACGCCATCGTCCTCTCGTCGATCGGTTACGACTTCCGGCAGGTGGCCGGCCCGCTCGGAGCGGAGCCGGCACTCGACGACGCCATGCGCCGGGCCCGGGCCCGGCCGGCGTTCGTCCGTCAGATGGCCAGGCGGGCGCTCGACCTGAAGCCCCCGACCGGGTTCCTCCGCGACCTCGTGGTGGAGGCCAAGGGCGAGCATGCGGGGCGGCTCGACATCAAGCACGGTGGCATCACGATCGTGAACAACCTCGCGCGCGTGTGGGCGGTCCGCGCCGGCGTGACATCGAAGGACACGATCGGACGCCTGCGGGGTGTCGCGGCGGCCGGCGCGCTGGACGATGCGCTCGTGACCGAGCTCGTGGAGGCGTTCCACTTCCTCTGGGACGTGCGCCTGCATCACCAGGCCGGCCAGGTCGCGGCCGGAGACCCCCCCGACGACTACGTCGACCCGTCGATGCTCGGGTCGTTCTCGCGCAGCGGCCTGAAGGAGGCCTTCCGGGTGATCGCCCGGGCACAGCGGCTGACCGGCACCGAGGAGGGCGTGCACCCGGGCCTGCGGTGA
- a CDS encoding CapA family protein, whose translation MRGKHRRRRPPPGPISFSAVMVGLLAVSMAVPRAADPPDRPDRHRRARSAPAAPTPRRSDTPRRFTIAATGDILIHESLWERAAVLGAASGQAFDFRSMFRRVRDTLAGADLALCHLETPVTADGDLSSYPVFAAPVEITDAIADAGYDSCSTASNHALDGGATGIEATLDALDRNGLAHAGTARTRREARRITLLDVEGARVAHLSYSFGFNGFTPKHDWQGNLIDVERILDDARRARERGSDLTVVSLHWGVEPLTTPTAFQMQVAERLTRSPLVDAIVGHHAHVVQPIERVNGKVVAYGMGNFLSGMRSGEMWPEGVEDGVIVLLRVDRRGDAYRVTRVRAVPTTVEYGTWRILPGA comes from the coding sequence ATGCGCGGGAAGCATCGACGCCGCCGGCCACCCCCGGGCCCGATCAGCTTCTCGGCCGTGATGGTCGGGTTACTCGCCGTGAGCATGGCCGTGCCCCGAGCGGCGGATCCTCCGGACCGTCCGGATCGACATCGCCGTGCTCGATCGGCTCCGGCGGCGCCGACGCCCCGACGTTCCGACACCCCGCGTCGGTTCACGATCGCAGCGACCGGGGACATCCTGATCCACGAGTCGCTCTGGGAACGGGCCGCGGTGCTGGGCGCCGCGAGCGGCCAGGCGTTCGACTTCCGGTCGATGTTCCGGCGCGTTCGCGACACGCTCGCCGGTGCCGATCTCGCGCTCTGCCATCTCGAGACCCCGGTCACGGCGGACGGCGATCTCTCCAGCTACCCGGTGTTCGCCGCACCCGTCGAAATCACCGACGCGATCGCCGACGCCGGGTACGACTCGTGCTCGACCGCGTCGAACCACGCGCTCGACGGTGGCGCCACAGGCATCGAGGCCACGCTGGACGCGCTCGACCGCAACGGCCTCGCACACGCCGGCACGGCCCGCACCCGCCGCGAGGCCCGTCGCATCACGCTGCTCGACGTCGAAGGGGCCAGGGTCGCCCACCTCTCCTACTCGTTCGGGTTCAACGGCTTCACCCCGAAGCACGACTGGCAGGGGAACCTGATCGACGTCGAACGCATCCTCGACGACGCGCGCCGCGCTCGCGAGCGCGGGTCCGACCTCACGGTCGTGAGCCTGCACTGGGGCGTGGAGCCGCTCACGACCCCGACCGCGTTCCAGATGCAGGTGGCCGAGCGCCTCACGCGCTCGCCGCTCGTCGACGCGATCGTCGGCCACCATGCCCACGTCGTGCAGCCGATCGAGCGCGTGAACGGGAAGGTCGTGGCCTACGGCATGGGCAACTTCCTCTCGGGCATGCGGTCGGGCGAGATGTGGCCCGAGGGCGTCGAGGACGGCGTGATCGTGCTGCTCCGGGTGGATCGGCGGGGAGACGCCTACCGGGTGACGAGGGTCCGCGCCGTGCCGACCACGGTCGAGTACGGCACTTGGCGCATCCTCCCGGGCGCCTGA
- a CDS encoding PfkB family carbohydrate kinase — MQVAVVGHVEWIWFGTVDRIPLAGEIAHSTDDWEDPGGGGAVAAVQLRKLAGACDFFTALGRDALGERAADELAELGVDIHAGRREEPTRRALTLVDPAGERTITTLGHRLAPSIDDPLPWDRLDETDAVYVTAGDAGAFRMARRARVMVVTTRVLDELLDADVVPDALVGSDRDPAEHVDVEVLPWRPPLLVRTEGRSGGRFESPSEGSGRYEAVGTPRGPTGDAYGAGDSFAAGLTFALGSGWPVERAVAFAARCGAACAAGRGPYAGQWDGS; from the coding sequence GTGCAGGTCGCGGTCGTGGGGCACGTCGAGTGGATCTGGTTCGGGACGGTCGATCGCATACCCCTCGCCGGAGAGATCGCGCACTCGACCGACGACTGGGAGGACCCGGGTGGCGGCGGTGCCGTGGCCGCCGTGCAGCTGCGCAAGCTCGCCGGCGCCTGCGACTTCTTCACCGCCCTCGGGCGCGATGCCTTGGGCGAGCGTGCCGCCGACGAGCTCGCCGAGCTCGGCGTCGATATCCACGCCGGACGGCGTGAGGAGCCGACCCGACGCGCGCTCACGCTCGTCGATCCCGCGGGCGAGCGCACGATCACGACGCTCGGACATCGGCTCGCCCCGTCGATCGATGACCCGCTGCCATGGGACCGGCTCGACGAGACCGATGCCGTCTACGTGACGGCAGGCGACGCCGGGGCCTTCAGGATGGCCCGTCGGGCGCGGGTGATGGTCGTGACCACTCGCGTGCTCGACGAGTTGCTCGATGCCGACGTCGTCCCCGACGCACTCGTGGGCAGCGACCGCGATCCCGCGGAGCACGTCGACGTCGAGGTGCTGCCGTGGCGGCCGCCGCTGCTCGTTCGGACCGAGGGGAGGTCGGGCGGCCGCTTCGAGAGCCCGAGCGAGGGAAGCGGTCGTTACGAGGCGGTCGGGACGCCGAGGGGTCCGACGGGCGACGCGTACGGCGCCGGCGACTCGTTCGCGGCCGGGCTCACGTTCGCGCTGGGGTCGGGGTGGCCGGTCGAGCGGGCGGTGGCGTTCGCAGCCCGGTGCGGCGCCGCCTGCGCGGCGGGTCGCGGACCGTACGCCGGACAGTGGGACGGCAGCTGA